Proteins encoded by one window of Sorex araneus isolate mSorAra2 chromosome 3, mSorAra2.pri, whole genome shotgun sequence:
- the LOC101551843 gene encoding cleavage and polyadenylation specificity factor subunit 3-like — protein MAYYYLDPGHPTHTGPFNLLFYQLQKWTGDVEELEIQEKPALKVFKNITVIQEPGMVVLEWLVNPSNDMYADTVTTVLLGVQSNLKIRKGAVQKVSKKSEMHVYSKRLEIMLQDIFGEDCVSVKDGAIGVTVDEKTATINLETRTVECEERSEDDESLREIVQLAGLYKALTPIH, from the exons ATGGCTTATTACTACTTGG ACCCAGGTCATCCCACACACACGGGGCCTTTTAACTTGCTCTTTTACCAGCTACAGAAATGGACAGGTGATGTAGAAGAATTAGAAATTCAGGAAAAACCTGCtttaaaagtgtttaaaaatattactgtaaTACAGGAACCAGGAATGGTGGTGTTAGAGTGGTTAGTGAACCCTTCCAATGACATGTATGCAGATACTGTAACGACCGTGCTATTGGGAGTTCAGTCAAACCTGAAAATAAGGAAAGGTGCAGTACAAAAGGTTtccaaaaaatcagaaatgcatGTTTATAGCAAAAGATTAGAGATCATGCTTCAAGACATATTTGGAGAAGATTGTGTGAGTGTAAAAGATGGTGCTATTGGTGTCACCGTGGATGAAAAAACGGCGACTATAAACTTGGAGACTCGGACCGTAGAATGTGAGGAAAGGAGTGAAGATGACGAATCCCTCCGAGAAATAGTGCAGCTGGCTGGACTCTACAAGGCCCTCACACCCATCCACTGA